TTGGGTTTTTTGACAGCAGTAACCGCTTGATAATCAGGGCGGTTATCAGAGGAATCAAACACAGGGGATCTCCTAGCGGTTATACAGATTCTAGATTTATACAGAAAAAACGAGGGTCAATAACAAGTGCAAAATCATAGCACAAAACAGCTGCATAAATGATGAAATACCTGTGTAAAGCGACGCCTAAGCTAAAAATAATAATAGCAAATACTTGATAATCTAAAGGCGTTTGAGCACATGGGTTTTGCCGATTAACGAGATGCCTTTATAACCGCGCAATTTAAGGCTATCTCCTTCTAACTGTGCTTTTCCAGAAAAAGTTATACCTGTTTTTGGATCAATGCCTTCGCCATCAATATAGCGATTCGGGTTATTAGGATCTGGTTTTAAATCCCAAATGACCGTCGCTCCTGCTAAAGGTTTATTTTGGAACTTACCTTTACAGCTAGCACATTTTTTATTGTTTGCAGGTTTGTCTAATATATCGACGATCTCAGCTGAGAGTTTGCCACCATTTTCATTGAATTTGAGTACCGCATTAGCTTCACCTTTTTTATTATAATTGACCCATTTAGTATTATTAAGCGGATCAGCTGCACTGGCATTGATCCCTAATACTAGTCCGACGCTCAGTAATAATGGTTTGATAGTTTTACTCATAGTGCCTCCTGTTTTTGCAATTTATACTAATAAATAACCAGAAGCAGAAATCTTTCCACTTGGTTATTTATTTAACGCAACCGTTTGCTACGCCATGCTGATGGCGTTTAAGCGTTTAGCTTTTGCTCAATAGCGATTATCAAATCGGTTGCGATATCAGTACCGCACTGATCATCAATCTCGCGCACACAAGTAGGACTGGTGACATTAATCTCGGTAATACGTCCGCCGATTAGATCTAGTCCCACGAACATAAGGCCTTTTTCTTTGACAATTGGCGCTACTATTTCGGCTACTTTACGCTCAGCATCAGTCAATGGCATAGCAACCCCACTGCCACCAGCCGCTAAGTTACCCCGGGTCTCCCCTTTGACGGGGATACGGGCTAAGGAATAATCTACCACCGCCCCATCGACGATTAAGACCCGTTTATCTCCTTCTTTAATCTCCGGTAAATAACGCTGCGCCATAATAGGCAAAGTTTCAAGCTCGGTCAGTATCTCCAGCGTTACGCCAATATTAGGACTATCGGCGGTCAGACGAAAAATACCCGTACCGCCCATACCATCAAGCGGTTTGACAATAACGTCTTGCTGCTCAGTGATAAACTGACGGATATGCGCCTGTTTACTGGTCACGATGGTCGGGCTCATGTGTTCACTGAACCAAGTGGCGAACAGCTTCTCATTACAATCGCGCAGTGCTTGTGGATCATTAACCACCAACACCCCAGCTGCTTTGGCATGATCAAGCATATAAGTTGAATACAGAAAGCGCATATTAAATGGCGGATCTTTACGCATCAAAATCACGTCATAATCACTGACTGGAGCGGTGGTCTTGTCGCCAAGGGTATAAAAATCATTGGGATCACGCTTGGCAGTCACCGGCTGCGCATCTATCATCAACTGCCCACGATCGAGCCATAGATCATGTATTTGACAATAACCCAAGGTGTGTCCGCGATCTTGCGCCGACCACATCATAGCTAAAGTAGTGTCTTTTTTATAGTTGACCCGTTCTATAGGATCCATAATAACCAGTATGTTTAGAGATTTAGTAGTAGCTTGACTCATGATAAAACTCGCTTATTTATATTATTATTAAAGTATGAAAGTTAAAGTGTGAAAGTTAGCAATACAGATAAAACGCTATAAACCTGCGCTCAGTTATATGCCGTAACGCTCACGGTAATGCTGCATTTTTGCCAATTGGGCTTGGTCTTGCTGTGCGCTATTGTTGTCCGCCAAATAACCAATTAAGTCGTCCATATCGATTAGCGCTTGAACCGGCACTTGCAGAGTGGTCGCCAGCTCTTGAATCGCTGAATGCTCATTTTGACCTTTTTCTTTACGATCCAAAGCAACCAGAATACCGGCAACGCTAGCGCCCGCCTGCTGTAAGATCTCTACAACTTCACGCATAGCAGTACCCGCGGTAATAACGTCATCGAGTATCCAAACTGCTTTACCATTAACCTCGGCGCCGACTAAATTGCCGCCCTCACCGTGAGTTTTGGCTTCCTTACGGTTATAACCCCACTCGGCATTGATACCATGATGTAACCACAAAGCCTGCGCCGTAGCGGCAACAAAAGGAATACCTTTATAAGCGGCACCGAAGATAACCAACCCATCCGCTTTATTATCATTGGCAGCGATTTGTTTGGCTAATGCATCGGCATAACCACGGGCTAATAGCGACAACATCTCGCCGGTAGCTAACAAGCCGGCATTGAAAAAGTAAGGACTGATGCGCCCGGACTTTAGTACAAACTCGCCAAATTTAAGCACTTCATTATCTAGCGCCAATTGAATAAAAGCATGAGAGGAAAATGCTGTATTTTGAGGAGTTTGAGCTTGAGCCATTAGACAGTCCTATTAGTAAAGTAAAGGTAAAAATTTAGACAAAGCTATAAAAATGAGCACATTATAAAGGTTAGAATAGGTTTGCACCTGACCCAATATCACTCTAACCACTAACCCAGCCATTTATATAATACGCTTGCATATTGGCATAACGAGTAAGTAGGCTGCAGCGTGATGAGATATTAAAATAACACTCTCCATCATCGCTCACTTGTATCTTCCAGCCCAAATGTATGGCAGCGGCAATAACATGACCCGTAAACAAACGTATCTGCCGATATTGATAATGGTGAGCGGGGGTGTGTAGCACCTGACTAAGTAAATAGCTGCGCACATGCTGGCAAATTTGCTCAGCGCTATAACTTTGATTGATAGTTTTGCGGGTGGGACACTGTTTCAACACGTGCACCGCCGCGCTACAAGCCATAATATCAGTAGCTAAACTCCCCTTGCCGGTTTCAAACTGCTCCGGCTGCAACATTACTTCCCAGTCGTCAGCATATACACTATTGAGCAGCTCATCCGGATCATGGCGTTTACATAGCGCCCTTAAGCTGCGCTGTGGTTGCTGAGCAGTCTCTTCATCAGAACTATCTTCATCTTTAGAGTTATCTTGATCTTTTGCGCTAAAGCCATAACGGGTTAGCGCCGGATACTGACTGAGCACTTGCTGGATATCAGCTAAATCCAGTAGGTTCATCTCTTCAAAGGGTGATAATAAAGGTTGGGCAGACTGCTGGCCTTGACCCGAAGACCGATAAGGGGAGTAAAAGCTTGGGGGTATAGCAATAAGCTTGGCGGCGCTAAGTAAGGCCAAATGCTCAGCAAAAGGCTCGGATGCCACCAGCTGCCACTGGGACAATAATTGCTCATTTGGCTGATAAAAACGCGAAGACTTGCCGTATAAGCGGCGCAACTGACCGCTTAAACGCCGCGCAGGCTCTGGAATATGGTTAAGCGGTCTGGCAGGGTCAAGCGGAGTTTGGTTGGGGTCAAAATTTGGGTGTACAACTGCAGGTTGACTGCCATCAGATAAACTAGAGGCATGCTCAGCTTGCTCTTCTATAGGCTTACCTCGACTCAGCGTATGGTCAGCGTTAGACCAGTGTTGATCAAAAGTAGAATGCTGAGTCATGAAATCTCCGTAAACTATAAAATAAAATTAAACCGTAACTTAAAACAAGCTGTGTTTGAGTAAAATCGTTAATCTTGCTGGTGTTGCAAGATATCCTGATAACCTACTTGCCAATCAGGATAAGTCAGCCATGCTAACGGAATGTTGCTGTGTAAGCGTTTGCCCGTAACTGCCGTTTTATTCTGATCAACCGTAGGCGGCTCAGCTCCTACTTGCTCACTGAGCCAAATACCAAGCTCAAGGGTAGTAACCGGGCGATAATCAGTAGCGATATAAAGTGGCTTGATAGATTCTGGCGCCTCAATAGTGAGCACTTTCGCAATAATCGCTACCAAATCACGATCCATAATGCGATTGCTCCAGTGCTCAGCGGCGATTGGCTCTTTATCAGTCTCGCGCGCCTTGCGCAGGCGCATCAAGCGCTCGCGTCCATAAATCCCACTAGGACGAATAACAATAGCCTTGTCGCCAAAGCCGCTTTGAAGTGCTTGCTCTGCTTGGCGTATCACCTTTGAAGCATCACGCTTAGGAGTAATAGGAGCGGTATATTCATCAATCCACTCGCCATTATCTTGCCCATAAACCCCGGTTGATGAAATAAAAACGATACGCTCAAGCTCGGTTAATTGCTCTGCAAGTTGCGCCAAATGCTGGCAAATCGCTAAGTAACTATTGTTATAACCACTAGTCGAATACTCATCAGGAGTGACAATAATAGCGATACGAGTAAAAGCTTGCAACTGCTCAGCACTGAGCTTTAGCGCATCAGCTTGTATAAATTTGGCCTTATCATCTAAAGCATAGTGGCTGCGCTCATTACGAGCCAGCCCAGTAACCGCTAAGTTACCTTGGGCAAGCGTATTAGTCACTGGTACGCCGATGTCACCTTGACCAATAATCAGCCAGTTTTGATTAATCATAAAATATCCTTAACTATCTAATTTTTATTTTTATGAGCATAGTTTAGGGTTGCCACTGTCAGCAGAGCAGCAAGTTTAGCCTAAAAATAGCGCATATAAGACAGCTTCACGTCATCATTATCCGCCACCCGATCCTGCCAGTCGTAGCTGGCGTTAATGCGCAGTGCTTGTTTTTTATCGATATCATATTGCAGGCCTAAAGTGCTAATGGGCTGCCAATAACTGCCTTTGACATCGCTCTGGTCGCTACTGCCATGATACCAATACGGCAATTGTAATTCAGCCTGTGCGCGTAAGCGATTGTTAATCTGGTACAAGCAGCCTGCATTGATTCCAGCTCCTACCCGAAAGCCTTTATTAATCCCGCGGCCAGCTTGCAGTGCTCCAGTAGCAAAGGTATAGCAAAGCTGCGGCGGCATCTCGCCTGAGCCCGCTTTTGGCGTACCAAGCGCCCATGACTGACCATACTCAAAGGCAGCGCTACCCACTAGATGCCCTCTACCCTCTTGCTGTGAGCCATCATTAATACGGGTAGCTTCCACAGCTGCGCCCCAGGTTTTGCCTTTTTTGGCAGAATTCACTGGATTAAAAGAGCGACCGCGAACTAGAGTAAAGTTCTGCAACTCCACACTAGAGGGAGAGTTGCTATTACTATCGGTATCATAAAAACGCAAAGTCGCCGCTACCCCTTCTAAATCAAAAAACTGCGGAAACCCTGAAGGGCGATCGAGCGTATCATGATAACCTGCGCGTAGACCCAAATCGATATAAGCGTTATCACCGCGCTGACCGATACCAATATGTCCGCGCTGTAAGGGATGGCGATCAAGCGGATTGTTATCAGAGACGGTAATCGCAGGCGGCTCTAATCTTTTACCATCCTTTGATATACTGGACGCTGGATTAAGGTTCTCCGACTTTATCTGATTGGCCTGCTCTTTACTTAGCGTTTGATAGCCTAATTCGTCCGCTTGTTTAGCCTGATTTAACTGCGCTTGGCGGGCAGTACTATCGGATGGCGTATACACAGTATTTACTAACAACTTCTCATCAGCCAGTAAATTGATCACATCAGAAGGAATGACCACATAAGGCAGTTTACTGACCAAATGCTGCTGCGGTCGCACCACATCGATAAGACGTAGAATCTCAGAAGCACAGTTGTCGGTAGTGAAATAATAAGGGATATATAAATCCTTGGTTTCCCAAACGTGGCGTATTATTTGTTGTACCTCGCTTGGGGTTAAATCCAACTGATAGGTCCAAGTGTCCCGCTCATCTTCTTTTAGATATTTTGCTAGTTTTTCTGAATAAGGATCAATCTCAATGCGATTGTCATAACCGCCGCTTATCGCTTTGATAGCGAAAACAGTAAAAGCGTCGTCAGGATTACCATCGACGGTATCATTAAGCGCATAAGCATGGTGAATTTGACTAGAATCTGCTACGCTCGCTGGCGAGTCGATACGTAATAAAGTATGGGCAAAAGCGGAAATCGGATTGTCTAAATACTCTTGACCAAACATAATGGATAACTGTTCAGGTGCAAGCATAGCCATCCACTCTTCAAACTCTGAGCAGTCTGCCTGCAAATAGGCATTATCGATATCTAAAGTCTCAGCTAGCCACTGTACTCGGGCTGGAAAACGGCATTGGACGGAGTTGCTATTACTACGCTGACTACCAGCAGGCATAACCGATTCGCTTGCGAGCGCTACCAGCATAGCATCCAGCTCAGCGGCTGAATCCTGCCGACCGGCGCTACTTAAAAAGAAGTCAGAATCCTCGATTACACTGATACTTTTACCTTTACTAAAAAGTCCTTTTTTTTCATCAATGAAATATAATAACCGGCGCCATGTTGTATGCTGAGCTAGATTCTTTACTTGAGCTTGTTGTCGCCAGTCTGCCAATAACGATTCAGCGTTTGTAGACTTTGAGATAGCGTCACTGCCATTATCATTTATGGTGTTATTATTTATGGCATTATAGACAGGTTCGCTATTAATCGCCGTCAAAGGCGCTGAAGCATTAGTCGTCACCTGGATGTCTGTATTTACCACCGCTAATGGCGTGGGTAGTGCCTGCGCCTCTATAGAGAGTAATAAGCCAGCAATGATAAAAGGCAAACCACTTTGCTTATTTATTTTATTAACGCTTGATACTACCGATATACTGTTTAACTTTATAGACATGGCTCTATATCTCATATTTGACGGTTTTTATGCGGTTGACTGCTTTTATTCCAGCTACTCTTACTGTTGCCCTTTATTTTAGATAATCAGCACGACCTTTTTAGAGAAATTATTATGTCCATCTCATCATCCACTTCAGCTCTATCCCTTCAGCCTATGTCGATTAGCGAGGGGCGCTTGTCAGCAGCGACTTGGCTAGCTTCGCCCAATTATAATCAACGTCCTGAGGGTATAGCGGTTGATACTATCGTTATTCACAATATCAGCCTACCCCCTGACAAATTCGGGGCTTGCGACACTAATGGCTTACATTACGTCAAGGCATTATTTACTAATCAATTGGACTGGGAGGCGCATCCCTACTTTCAAACCATCAAGGGTGCAAAGGTCTCGGCACATATACTGATTGAGCGTGATGGCTCAATTACCCAGTTTGTCAATTTCGAAGAGCGAGCTTGGCATGCTGGCCGCTCAAGCTACCTTGGACGCGCTGAGTGTAATGATTATAGCATTGGTATCGAGCTTGAAGGTTCTGATTTTGTGGTCTTTGAGGACGTACAATACCAAGCACTGGTAAATGTAATTAAGGCTATTTATGACGCTTATCCTAAAACCCGTCGTCATTTAACTGGGCATAGTGATATTGCACCGGGCCGCAAGACTGACCCCGGGGGTTATTTCGATTGGGTACGCCTGCGAGCGATGATTACTCAAACACACCTTGATTAAAAACTATAAATGACGCTTAGATTATTTGCACAACCAATTCATTTACCCTGACTTCTAAAATGCTATAATCCGTCAGTTTTTTGAAATAAACCAATAAGCAGGCAAACGAGCAAATAGGTTCTCATGGCAAAAAGTATATTGTTTCGTTCAACGATGGTGGTCAGTAGTATGACCATGCTATCGCGTATCTTAGGGTTAGTACGGGATATCGTCTTATTAAGTGTCTTTGGTGCCGGCGGGCTGATGGATGCGTTTTTGGTCGCCTTTAAGATCCCTAACTTTTTGCGGCGGTTGTTTGCTGAAGGCGCTTTTAGCCAAGCTTTTGTACCTGTATTATCTGAATATAAAGAAAAATATAGCTTACAACAAGTACAGATATTGGTCAGCCGTACCTCAGGAGCACTGCTGCTAATACTGTCTATGCTGACAGTAGTGGTTATTTTAATGGCGCCTTGGGTAGTGGCATTATTTGCTCCAGGCTTTGCCGATCAGCCCGACAAGTTTGCTATTACCGCTGAGCTACTGCGCCTAACCTTTCCTTATTTATTATTTATTTCTATGACCGCCTTTGCCAGCGGCATTTTACAAAGCTATGGTCGTTTTGCGGCGCCCGCCTTTGCGCCTGTATTATTAAACCTTTGTATGATTGGTGGCGCACTTATCTTTGCTCCCATGTTCGATACGCCTATTATGGCTCTCGGTTATGCCGTCGCTATCGCAGGTTTATTACAGTTTTTGATTCAACTGCCGCAGCTATGGCAACAAAAGCTGTTGGTCGCACCCAAAGTTGACTTCAAGCACGAAGGCGTCAAACGTATTCTAAAATTGATGCTACCCGCTATTTTTGGGGTTTCTGTTACCCAAATTAATCTACTATTAAATACCGTTTTTGCCTCGTTGATGATTGGCGGCTCGGTCTCTTGGCTGTATGCGGCTGAGCGTATGAGTGAGCTGCCACTGGGGCTAATTGGGGTAGCTATTGGGACCGTTATTTTGCCCAGCTTGTCTAAAAGTGAAGCACAAAAAGATGACATTACCTTTAAAAAGACTATTGATTGGGCGGCGCGTCTCATCATCTTGGTAGGTATTCCAGCTTCAGCGGCTCTATTTGTACTCGCTGATGCCCTCATGCAAGCGCTGTTCTTACGCGGGGAATTCTCGCTGCGAGATGCGCAAATGAGTTCGCTGGCGTTACGCAGTATGGCCGGAGGCATCCTAGGTTTTATGCTCATTAAGATCTTTGCGCCTGCGTTTTTTGCTCGTCAAGATACCAAAACTCCAGTAAAAATCGGTATTGTCTCAGTATTTGCCAATATGATTTTTAGTGTGATTTTTATTGGTATATTTTACTTCCTTGAGATGCCTTTACATGGCGGTCTAGCGCTAGCAACCACTGGCGCCGCTTTTGTAAACGCCGGGCTGCTCTATTACTTCTTGCATAAGCGCAATATTTTCCGTTTTGATCATCACTGGAAAAAACTCTTTGTACAGTTTTTGATAGCTACTACCGCTATGGTCGCTGTGCTTTATTTGA
This sequence is a window from Psychrobacter jeotgali. Protein-coding genes within it:
- a CDS encoding DUF2147 domain-containing protein → MSKTIKPLLLSVGLVLGINASAADPLNNTKWVNYNKKGEANAVLKFNENGGKLSAEIVDILDKPANNKKCASCKGKFQNKPLAGATVIWDLKPDPNNPNRYIDGEGIDPKTGITFSGKAQLEGDSLKLRGYKGISLIGKTHVLKRL
- the gshB gene encoding glutathione synthase — encoded protein: MSQATTKSLNILVIMDPIERVNYKKDTTLAMMWSAQDRGHTLGYCQIHDLWLDRGQLMIDAQPVTAKRDPNDFYTLGDKTTAPVSDYDVILMRKDPPFNMRFLYSTYMLDHAKAAGVLVVNDPQALRDCNEKLFATWFSEHMSPTIVTSKQAHIRQFITEQQDVIVKPLDGMGGTGIFRLTADSPNIGVTLEILTELETLPIMAQRYLPEIKEGDKRVLIVDGAVVDYSLARIPVKGETRGNLAAGGSGVAMPLTDAERKVAEIVAPIVKEKGLMFVGLDLIGGRITEINVTSPTCVREIDDQCGTDIATDLIIAIEQKLNA
- the pyrE gene encoding orotate phosphoribosyltransferase; this encodes MAQAQTPQNTAFSSHAFIQLALDNEVLKFGEFVLKSGRISPYFFNAGLLATGEMLSLLARGYADALAKQIAANDNKADGLVIFGAAYKGIPFVAATAQALWLHHGINAEWGYNRKEAKTHGEGGNLVGAEVNGKAVWILDDVITAGTAMREVVEILQQAGASVAGILVALDRKEKGQNEHSAIQELATTLQVPVQALIDMDDLIGYLADNNSAQQDQAQLAKMQHYRERYGI
- a CDS encoding NAD-dependent epimerase/dehydratase family protein, giving the protein MINQNWLIIGQGDIGVPVTNTLAQGNLAVTGLARNERSHYALDDKAKFIQADALKLSAEQLQAFTRIAIIVTPDEYSTSGYNNSYLAICQHLAQLAEQLTELERIVFISSTGVYGQDNGEWIDEYTAPITPKRDASKVIRQAEQALQSGFGDKAIVIRPSGIYGRERLMRLRKARETDKEPIAAEHWSNRIMDRDLVAIIAKVLTIEAPESIKPLYIATDYRPVTTLELGIWLSEQVGAEPPTVDQNKTAVTGKRLHSNIPLAWLTYPDWQVGYQDILQHQQD
- a CDS encoding Lnb N-terminal periplasmic domain-containing protein, whose translation is MSIKLNSISVVSSVNKINKQSGLPFIIAGLLLSIEAQALPTPLAVVNTDIQVTTNASAPLTAINSEPVYNAINNNTINDNGSDAISKSTNAESLLADWRQQAQVKNLAQHTTWRRLLYFIDEKKGLFSKGKSISVIEDSDFFLSSAGRQDSAAELDAMLVALASESVMPAGSQRSNSNSVQCRFPARVQWLAETLDIDNAYLQADCSEFEEWMAMLAPEQLSIMFGQEYLDNPISAFAHTLLRIDSPASVADSSQIHHAYALNDTVDGNPDDAFTVFAIKAISGGYDNRIEIDPYSEKLAKYLKEDERDTWTYQLDLTPSEVQQIIRHVWETKDLYIPYYFTTDNCASEILRLIDVVRPQQHLVSKLPYVVIPSDVINLLADEKLLVNTVYTPSDSTARQAQLNQAKQADELGYQTLSKEQANQIKSENLNPASSISKDGKRLEPPAITVSDNNPLDRHPLQRGHIGIGQRGDNAYIDLGLRAGYHDTLDRPSGFPQFFDLEGVAATLRFYDTDSNSNSPSSVELQNFTLVRGRSFNPVNSAKKGKTWGAAVEATRINDGSQQEGRGHLVGSAAFEYGQSWALGTPKAGSGEMPPQLCYTFATGALQAGRGINKGFRVGAGINAGCLYQINNRLRAQAELQLPYWYHGSSDQSDVKGSYWQPISTLGLQYDIDKKQALRINASYDWQDRVADNDDVKLSYMRYF
- the ampD gene encoding 1,6-anhydro-N-acetylmuramyl-L-alanine amidase AmpD; this translates as MSISSSTSALSLQPMSISEGRLSAATWLASPNYNQRPEGIAVDTIVIHNISLPPDKFGACDTNGLHYVKALFTNQLDWEAHPYFQTIKGAKVSAHILIERDGSITQFVNFEERAWHAGRSSYLGRAECNDYSIGIELEGSDFVVFEDVQYQALVNVIKAIYDAYPKTRRHLTGHSDIAPGRKTDPGGYFDWVRLRAMITQTHLD
- the murJ gene encoding murein biosynthesis integral membrane protein MurJ, encoding MAKSILFRSTMVVSSMTMLSRILGLVRDIVLLSVFGAGGLMDAFLVAFKIPNFLRRLFAEGAFSQAFVPVLSEYKEKYSLQQVQILVSRTSGALLLILSMLTVVVILMAPWVVALFAPGFADQPDKFAITAELLRLTFPYLLFISMTAFASGILQSYGRFAAPAFAPVLLNLCMIGGALIFAPMFDTPIMALGYAVAIAGLLQFLIQLPQLWQQKLLVAPKVDFKHEGVKRILKLMLPAIFGVSVTQINLLLNTVFASLMIGGSVSWLYAAERMSELPLGLIGVAIGTVILPSLSKSEAQKDDITFKKTIDWAARLIILVGIPASAALFVLADALMQALFLRGEFSLRDAQMSSLALRSMAGGILGFMLIKIFAPAFFARQDTKTPVKIGIVSVFANMIFSVIFIGIFYFLEMPLHGGLALATTGAAFVNAGLLYYFLHKRNIFRFDHHWKKLFVQFLIATTAMVAVLYLMLPYFPTDSVQWHRLIALLIMCVVGALVYGVVLLATGFRPRQLRHG